A genome region from Carassius gibelio isolate Cgi1373 ecotype wild population from Czech Republic chromosome A23, carGib1.2-hapl.c, whole genome shotgun sequence includes the following:
- the LOC127944353 gene encoding heat shock protein beta-7: MSATNSSAYRSERSFHQTSSSSSSSTSTNPYMEKSRGLFAEDFGSFTCPKDALAFPNRTGTVGNIKTLGDTYQFTVDVRDFSPEDVIVTTSNNQIEVHAEKLATDGTVMNTFTHKCQLPEDVDPTSVKSCLGADGTLTIKAQRNTAKLEHAQTFRTEIKM; the protein is encoded by the exons ATGAGTGCAACCAACTCCTCTGCCTATCGATCGGAGCGCAGTTTCCACCAGAcatcctcctcatcttcatcctcaacCTCAACAAACCCATACATGGAGAAGAGCCGGGGACTCTTCGCTGAGGACTTTGGATCTTTCACGTGTCCAAAAGATGCTTTGGCTTTTCCAA ACAGAACAGGGACAGTTGGAAACATCAAGACTCTGGGAGACACATATCAATTCACAGTGGATGTCCGAGACTTCTCTCCTGAGGATGTGATAGTCACCACCTCAAACAATCAGATTGAAGTTCATGCTGAAAAG CTTGCTACTGATGGAACAGTGATGAACACTTTTACCCATAAATGCCAGCTACCAGAGGATGTAGACCCCACCTCGGTGAAGTCATGTTTAGGTGCTGATGGGACTCTCACTATAAAAGCACAGAGAAACACTGCAAAATTGGAGCATGCACAGACGTTCCGCACAGAGATCAAAATGTAG